In a single window of the Nicotiana tomentosiformis chromosome 8, ASM39032v3, whole genome shotgun sequence genome:
- the LOC138897048 gene encoding uncharacterized protein, which yields MMQSLSINVPLVKALEQMVGYAKFMKDLVTKNRSMNCDTIKMTHQVSTILHSMAPKLEDPGAFTIPYTIGSADFAKALCDLRASINLIPYLVFTTLGIGQLRPTSIRLQIADRTMKRPLGIIDDVLVRVDKFIFPTDFVILDCEVDYEVPIILMRPFLATWKVLVDVETDELTFRVGDENVVFQVCKSMRQPNSNEVCSFVDLVTKTTFTVPIVLSHSRRCHLGYAMHR from the coding sequence atgatgcaaagcctatctattaatgtgccattggttaaGGCTTTGGAGCAAATGGTCGggtatgcaaagttcatgaaggatttggtgacaaagaataGGTCTATGAATTGTGATACtataaagatgacacatcaagtgagtacaattttgcactcaatggctcctaaattggaagatcccggtgctttcacaatcccttatactattggaagcgccgactttgcaaaagctctttgtgatcttagggcaagtatcaatttgattccCTATTTAGTTTTCacaactttgggaattgggcaactaaGACCCACATCTATCAGGTTACAAATtgcggatcgtactatgaagagaccattgggtattattgatgatgtgttggttcgtgttgataaattcatctTCCCGActgactttgtgattcttgactgtgaagtagactatgaggtgcctattattctaatgagacctttccttgctacgtgGAAGGTACTTGTTGATGTGGAAACCGacgagctcaccttccgggtgggtgatgaaaatgtGGTTTTCCaagtgtgcaaatctatgaggcaaccgaatagtaatgaagtttgttcgtttgtggacttagtgaccaaGACTACTTTCACAGTCCCTAtagtactttcgcattctcgcagatgccatttgggttatgcaatgcaccgatga